In Phalacrocorax aristotelis chromosome 25, bGulAri2.1, whole genome shotgun sequence, the following proteins share a genomic window:
- the CGN gene encoding cingulin isoform X2 has translation MEWPASTAMADKQNPVDYGVQIRFINDLQEPRRPPKARGKPGSYGVAVRVQGIAGQPFVVLNSGEKGSDSFGVQIKSEGSYPNPPAGPQPSGSVSSDSELPENPYAGRQPRYGSSYSTSDEEPSGPSATSRHEPKPRPGQRPLGEELRRTQSHGDLLGAAVDEPFAASAPRGSGSRQHRALAGSKSSSMLNIAPERSKATGSRAVGKDPCSDTEAAVDGGGGGSDVDTKPLSSVDSLISKFDGKVQQRGRAARRGRIPSQEKKRSQSLDSRVSHRDVPDAGELSGAQRPAGGVPPQPSVPTGGLSRPSRAGGMLDGGTRSQRAIRGVEEPATERLQSKARAELQLKSTPDLLRDQQEVAQPGSSEHPKELIYSILKEGNSESEISLKRKTARLLEKMQELAAPAKDAPCSQPQHRELARKVEELQEKLDEETKLRQKLEVTREPGRSGSTRALEAQLREAEGESQRLRGALEKKTQELQRSLQELGEVKTAKEQAETRLGDCEEQLLAMHRELDRLRKGSGASPDSEALYKELLETREELEEALSSKQRQEEQLRLRERELTALKGALKEEVASHDKELDRVRQQFQSDMDQLRRSMEDISQDQANLESEKQKINAVVRNLQRELEESTEETGHWRDMFQKNKDELRNTKQELLQVKLEREEFEEELRELRERFAAAREEADQARSSALDPGELEALRKELRQAREAQRELAAEKQSREELLRQRERELAALKGTMREEASSRDGELERYRRDLQQLQEERDEATKAKASLESAREASEQARKMVESSLQELQEQNDDLRRKVLGMETQLKEYERLGENWEGSQARLKEKVTKLEAERRRLEESLGEATEREQELLMARRSLETRLEEAQRSLARLTQEHQELNVSYQDEQRQKEQLKRAKSELEEQKRLLDRTMEKLNKELEQMTEESHKSLAALKSQLEEFKEKSRKEITDSQKQAKDRGAEVEKMQFSMGQLQDEVARLKQALQDSQAERESVLLDKEVLLQRLHNLEQEVETKNRSQDDRSRHAKALEEKSKRLEVELEEERSTVELLMERVNRSRDQIDQLRAELLQERSSRQDLECDKVSLERQNKELKSRLASSEGLQKPSTNVSQLEARVEELQDKLQAEEREKSILLSSNRKLERKVKELTIQIDDERQHVSDQKDQLSLRVKALKRQVDEAEEEIERLEGARKKAQRELEEQHEINEQLQNRIKALEKEAWRKAARSAANSSLQDDQLSSDEEFDSAYGPSSIASLLNEANLQTSSC, from the exons atggAGTGGCCAGCGAGCACAGCGATGGCGGACAAGCAGAACCCCGTGGACTACGGCGTCCAGATCCGCTTCATCAACGACCTGCAGGAGCCCCGGAGACCCCCCAAGGCGCGGGGCAAGCCCGGCTCCTACGGCGTGGCGGTGCGGGTGCAGGGCATCGCCGGGCAGCCCTTCGTCGTCCTCAACAGCGGCGAGAAGGGCAGCGACTCCTTCGGGGTGCAGATCAAGAGCGAGGGCTCCTACCCGAACCCCCCCGCTGGCCCCCAGCCCTCCGGCTCCGTCAGCTCCGACTCAGAGCTGCCGGAAAACCCTTACGCCGGGCGGCAGCCTCGGTACGGCTCATCCTACAGCACCTCGGATGAGGAGCCGAGCGGCCCCTCGGCGACCTCCCGGCATGAGCCCAAACCTCGGCCAGGCCAGCGGCCGCTCGGGGAGGAGCTGCGGAGGACGCAGTCCCACGGGGATCTGCTCGGTGCCGCCGTGGATGAGCCCTTTGCCGCCAGCGCTCCCCGGGGCAGCGGCAGCCGGCAGCACCGGGCTCTGGCcggcagcaaaagcagcagcatgttGAATATTGCACCGGAGCGGAGCAAAGCCACCGGCTCGAGGGCCGTGGGCAAGGACCCCTGCTCGGACACGGAGGCCGCGGtggatggcggcggcggcggcagcgacGTGGACACCAAACCCCTCTCCTCGGTGGATTCGCTCATCAGCAAATTTGACGGGAAGGTGCAGCAGCGAGGCCGGGCAGCCAGGAGGGGCCGGATCCCTTCGCAGGAGAAGAAACGCTCGCAGAGCCTGGACAGCCGCGTCTCCCACCGCGACGTGCCAGATGCCGGGGAGCTGAGCGGTGCCCAGCGCCCGGCCGGCGGTGTTCCCCCCCAGCCCTCGGTGCCCACCGGCGGCCTGAGCCGCCCGAGCAGAGCCGGAGGGATGCTGGATGGGGGGACGAGGAGCCAGCGGGCAATCCGGGGCGTGGAGGAGCCCGCGACTGAGCggctgcagagcaaagcccGGGCAGAGCTGCAG CTCAAATCTACCCCGGACCTGCTGCGGGACCAGCAGGAGGTCgctcagcctggcagcagcgagcacccCAAGGAGCTCATCTACAGCATCCTGAAGGAGGG GAACAGCGAGAGCGAAATCTCCCTGAAGAGGAAAACTGCGCGGCTGCTTGAGAAGATGCAGGAGCTGGCG GCACCTGCCAAGGATGCACCGTgttcccagccccagcacagagaACTGGCCAGGAaggtggaggagctgcaggagaagctCGACGAGGAGACCAAG ctccGCCAGAAGCTGGAGGTGACCAGGGAGCCGGGGAGGAGCGGCTCCACTCGGGCCCTGGAAGCCCAGCTGCGGGAGGCCGAAGGGGAGAGCCAGCGTCTGCGGGGGGCCCTGGAGAAGAAAacccaggagctgcagagaagtTTGCAAGA GCTGGGCGAGGTGAAAACAGCCAAGGAGCAGGCGGAGACCCGGCTGGGCGACTGCGAGGAGCAGCTGCTGGCGATGCACCGAGAGCTCGACCGCCTGCGCAAGGGCTCCGGCGCATCCCCGGACAGTGAAGCCCTGTACAAG gagctgctggagaccagggaggagctggaggaggcccTGAGCTCCAAACAGcggcaggaggagcagctgcgGCTGCGGGAGCGGGAGCTGACGGCGCTGAAGGGAGCCCTCAAGGAGGAGGTGGCCAGCCACGACAAGGAGCTCGACCGCGTCCGGCAGCAGTTCCAGAGCGACATGGACCAGCTGCGGCGCAGCATGGAGGACATCTCGCAG GATCAGGCCAACCTGGAGTCGGAGAAGCAGAAGATCAATGCCGTGGTGAGGAACCTGCAGCGGGAGCTGGAAGAGAGCACGGAGGAGACCGGGCACTGGCGGGACATGTTCCAGAAGAACAAGGACGAGCTCCGCAACACCAAGCAGGA gctgctgcaggtgaAGCTGGAGCGGGAGGAATTTGAGGAGGAGCTGCGGGAGCTGCGGGAGCGCTTCGCAGCCGCCCGGGAGGAGGCGGACCAGGCACGGAGCAGCGCGCTGGACCCCGGCGAGCTGGAGGCTCTCAGGAAG gagcTGCGGCAGGCGCGGGAGGCGCAGCGGGAGCTGGCGGCGGAGAAGCAGAGCCGGGAGGAGCTGCTGCGGCAGCGGGAGCGGGAGCTGGCGGCCCTGAAGGGCACCATGCGGGAGGAGGCGTCCAGCCGCGACGGGGAGCTGGAGCGGTACCGCAGggacctgcagcagctccaggaggagCGGGATGAGGCCACTAAG GCAAAGGCATCCCTGGAGAGCGCGCGGGAGGCGTCGGAGCAGGCGAGGAAGATGGTGGAGTCCAGCCTGCAGGAGCTACAGGAGCAGAACGACGACCTGAGGAGGAAGGTCCTTGGGATGGAGACGCAGCTGAAGGAGTACGAGCGCTTGGGTGAGAACTGGGAGGGCTCCCAGGCACGGCTCAAGGAGAAGGTCACCAAACTGGAG GCAGAGCGCAGGCGGCTGGAGGAGTCGCTGGGCGAAGCCACAGAgcgggagcaggagctgctgatgGCCAGGCGGTCGCTGGAGACCCGCCTGGAGGAGGCGCAGCGGAGCCTGGCCCGGCTGACGCAGGAGCACCAGGAGCTGAACGTGTCCTACCAGGACGAGCAGCGGCAGAAGGAGCAGCTCAAGCGCGCCAAGAGCGAGCTGGAGGAGCAGAAGCGCTTGCTCGATCGCACCATGGAGAAGCTGAACAAAGAG CTGGAGCAGATGACGGAGGAGTCGCACAAGTCGCTGGCCGCGCTGAAGTCGCAGCTGGAGGAGTTCAAGGAGAAGTCGCGGAAGGAGATCACGGACTCCCAAAAACAAGCCAAGGATCGGGGTGCCGAGGTGGAAAAGATGCAGTTCAGCATGGGACAGCTGCAGGACGAG GTCGCCCGGCTGAAGCAAGcgctgcaggacagccaggcGGAGCGGGAGAGCGTGCTGCTGGATAAGGAGGTGCTGCTCCAGCGCCTGCACAACCTTGAGCAGGAGGTGGAGACCAAGAATCGCTCCCAGGACGACCGCTCGCGGCACGCCAAGGCGCTGGAG GAAAAGTCCAAGCGCCTGGAggtggagctggaggaggagaggagcacAGTGGAGCTGCTGATGGAGAGGGTCAACCGGAGCAGAGACCAG ATCGACCAGCTgcgggcagagctgctgcaggaacgCTCCAGCCGGCAGGACCTGGAGTGTGACAAGGTCTCGCTGGAGAGGCAG AACAAGGAGCTGAAGAGCCGCCTGGCCAGCTCGGAGGGGCTGCAGAAACCCAGCACCAATGTCTCGCAGCTGGAGGCGCgggtggaggagctgcaggacaAGCTGCAGGCGGAGGAGAG GGAGAAGAGCATCCTGCTGTCCTCCAACCGCAAGCTGGAGAGGAAGGTGAAGGAGCTGACCATCCAGATCGATGACGAGCGGCAGCACGTCAGCGACCAGAAGGACCAG CTGAGTCTGCGGGTGAAGGCCCTGAAGCGTCAAGTGGacgaggcagaggaggagatcGAGCGGCTGGAGGGTGCCCGCAAGAAGGCGCAGcgggagctggaggagcagcacGAGATCAACGAGCAGCTGCAGAACCGCATCAAGGCCCTGGAGAAAGAGGCTTG gCGCAAAGCTGCCCGCTCGGCTGCCAATTCCTCCCTGCAAGACGACCAGCTCAGCTCGGACGAGGAGTTTGACAGCGCCTATGGGCCCTCCTCCATCGCCTCGCTGCTCAACGAGGCCAACCTCCAGACCAGCTCCTGCTGA
- the CGN gene encoding cingulin isoform X1 has protein sequence MEWPASTAMADKQNPVDYGVQIRFINDLQEPRRPPKARGKPGSYGVAVRVQGIAGQPFVVLNSGEKGSDSFGVQIKSEGSYPNPPAGPQPSGSVSSDSELPENPYAGRQPRYGSSYSTSDEEPSGPSATSRHEPKPRPGQRPLGEELRRTQSHGDLLGAAVDEPFAASAPRGSGSRQHRALAGSKSSSMLNIAPERSKATGSRAVGKDPCSDTEAAVDGGGGGSDVDTKPLSSVDSLISKFDGKVQQRGRAARRGRIPSQEKKRSQSLDSRVSHRDVPDAGELSGAQRPAGGVPPQPSVPTGGLSRPSRAGGMLDGGTRSQRAIRGVEEPATERLQSKARAELQQLKSTPDLLRDQQEVAQPGSSEHPKELIYSILKEGNSESEISLKRKTARLLEKMQELAAPAKDAPCSQPQHRELARKVEELQEKLDEETKLRQKLEVTREPGRSGSTRALEAQLREAEGESQRLRGALEKKTQELQRSLQELGEVKTAKEQAETRLGDCEEQLLAMHRELDRLRKGSGASPDSEALYKELLETREELEEALSSKQRQEEQLRLRERELTALKGALKEEVASHDKELDRVRQQFQSDMDQLRRSMEDISQDQANLESEKQKINAVVRNLQRELEESTEETGHWRDMFQKNKDELRNTKQELLQVKLEREEFEEELRELRERFAAAREEADQARSSALDPGELEALRKELRQAREAQRELAAEKQSREELLRQRERELAALKGTMREEASSRDGELERYRRDLQQLQEERDEATKAKASLESAREASEQARKMVESSLQELQEQNDDLRRKVLGMETQLKEYERLGENWEGSQARLKEKVTKLEAERRRLEESLGEATEREQELLMARRSLETRLEEAQRSLARLTQEHQELNVSYQDEQRQKEQLKRAKSELEEQKRLLDRTMEKLNKELEQMTEESHKSLAALKSQLEEFKEKSRKEITDSQKQAKDRGAEVEKMQFSMGQLQDEVARLKQALQDSQAERESVLLDKEVLLQRLHNLEQEVETKNRSQDDRSRHAKALEEKSKRLEVELEEERSTVELLMERVNRSRDQIDQLRAELLQERSSRQDLECDKVSLERQNKELKSRLASSEGLQKPSTNVSQLEARVEELQDKLQAEEREKSILLSSNRKLERKVKELTIQIDDERQHVSDQKDQLSLRVKALKRQVDEAEEEIERLEGARKKAQRELEEQHEINEQLQNRIKALEKEAWRKAARSAANSSLQDDQLSSDEEFDSAYGPSSIASLLNEANLQTSSC, from the exons atggAGTGGCCAGCGAGCACAGCGATGGCGGACAAGCAGAACCCCGTGGACTACGGCGTCCAGATCCGCTTCATCAACGACCTGCAGGAGCCCCGGAGACCCCCCAAGGCGCGGGGCAAGCCCGGCTCCTACGGCGTGGCGGTGCGGGTGCAGGGCATCGCCGGGCAGCCCTTCGTCGTCCTCAACAGCGGCGAGAAGGGCAGCGACTCCTTCGGGGTGCAGATCAAGAGCGAGGGCTCCTACCCGAACCCCCCCGCTGGCCCCCAGCCCTCCGGCTCCGTCAGCTCCGACTCAGAGCTGCCGGAAAACCCTTACGCCGGGCGGCAGCCTCGGTACGGCTCATCCTACAGCACCTCGGATGAGGAGCCGAGCGGCCCCTCGGCGACCTCCCGGCATGAGCCCAAACCTCGGCCAGGCCAGCGGCCGCTCGGGGAGGAGCTGCGGAGGACGCAGTCCCACGGGGATCTGCTCGGTGCCGCCGTGGATGAGCCCTTTGCCGCCAGCGCTCCCCGGGGCAGCGGCAGCCGGCAGCACCGGGCTCTGGCcggcagcaaaagcagcagcatgttGAATATTGCACCGGAGCGGAGCAAAGCCACCGGCTCGAGGGCCGTGGGCAAGGACCCCTGCTCGGACACGGAGGCCGCGGtggatggcggcggcggcggcagcgacGTGGACACCAAACCCCTCTCCTCGGTGGATTCGCTCATCAGCAAATTTGACGGGAAGGTGCAGCAGCGAGGCCGGGCAGCCAGGAGGGGCCGGATCCCTTCGCAGGAGAAGAAACGCTCGCAGAGCCTGGACAGCCGCGTCTCCCACCGCGACGTGCCAGATGCCGGGGAGCTGAGCGGTGCCCAGCGCCCGGCCGGCGGTGTTCCCCCCCAGCCCTCGGTGCCCACCGGCGGCCTGAGCCGCCCGAGCAGAGCCGGAGGGATGCTGGATGGGGGGACGAGGAGCCAGCGGGCAATCCGGGGCGTGGAGGAGCCCGCGACTGAGCggctgcagagcaaagcccGGGCAGAGCTGCAG CAGCTCAAATCTACCCCGGACCTGCTGCGGGACCAGCAGGAGGTCgctcagcctggcagcagcgagcacccCAAGGAGCTCATCTACAGCATCCTGAAGGAGGG GAACAGCGAGAGCGAAATCTCCCTGAAGAGGAAAACTGCGCGGCTGCTTGAGAAGATGCAGGAGCTGGCG GCACCTGCCAAGGATGCACCGTgttcccagccccagcacagagaACTGGCCAGGAaggtggaggagctgcaggagaagctCGACGAGGAGACCAAG ctccGCCAGAAGCTGGAGGTGACCAGGGAGCCGGGGAGGAGCGGCTCCACTCGGGCCCTGGAAGCCCAGCTGCGGGAGGCCGAAGGGGAGAGCCAGCGTCTGCGGGGGGCCCTGGAGAAGAAAacccaggagctgcagagaagtTTGCAAGA GCTGGGCGAGGTGAAAACAGCCAAGGAGCAGGCGGAGACCCGGCTGGGCGACTGCGAGGAGCAGCTGCTGGCGATGCACCGAGAGCTCGACCGCCTGCGCAAGGGCTCCGGCGCATCCCCGGACAGTGAAGCCCTGTACAAG gagctgctggagaccagggaggagctggaggaggcccTGAGCTCCAAACAGcggcaggaggagcagctgcgGCTGCGGGAGCGGGAGCTGACGGCGCTGAAGGGAGCCCTCAAGGAGGAGGTGGCCAGCCACGACAAGGAGCTCGACCGCGTCCGGCAGCAGTTCCAGAGCGACATGGACCAGCTGCGGCGCAGCATGGAGGACATCTCGCAG GATCAGGCCAACCTGGAGTCGGAGAAGCAGAAGATCAATGCCGTGGTGAGGAACCTGCAGCGGGAGCTGGAAGAGAGCACGGAGGAGACCGGGCACTGGCGGGACATGTTCCAGAAGAACAAGGACGAGCTCCGCAACACCAAGCAGGA gctgctgcaggtgaAGCTGGAGCGGGAGGAATTTGAGGAGGAGCTGCGGGAGCTGCGGGAGCGCTTCGCAGCCGCCCGGGAGGAGGCGGACCAGGCACGGAGCAGCGCGCTGGACCCCGGCGAGCTGGAGGCTCTCAGGAAG gagcTGCGGCAGGCGCGGGAGGCGCAGCGGGAGCTGGCGGCGGAGAAGCAGAGCCGGGAGGAGCTGCTGCGGCAGCGGGAGCGGGAGCTGGCGGCCCTGAAGGGCACCATGCGGGAGGAGGCGTCCAGCCGCGACGGGGAGCTGGAGCGGTACCGCAGggacctgcagcagctccaggaggagCGGGATGAGGCCACTAAG GCAAAGGCATCCCTGGAGAGCGCGCGGGAGGCGTCGGAGCAGGCGAGGAAGATGGTGGAGTCCAGCCTGCAGGAGCTACAGGAGCAGAACGACGACCTGAGGAGGAAGGTCCTTGGGATGGAGACGCAGCTGAAGGAGTACGAGCGCTTGGGTGAGAACTGGGAGGGCTCCCAGGCACGGCTCAAGGAGAAGGTCACCAAACTGGAG GCAGAGCGCAGGCGGCTGGAGGAGTCGCTGGGCGAAGCCACAGAgcgggagcaggagctgctgatgGCCAGGCGGTCGCTGGAGACCCGCCTGGAGGAGGCGCAGCGGAGCCTGGCCCGGCTGACGCAGGAGCACCAGGAGCTGAACGTGTCCTACCAGGACGAGCAGCGGCAGAAGGAGCAGCTCAAGCGCGCCAAGAGCGAGCTGGAGGAGCAGAAGCGCTTGCTCGATCGCACCATGGAGAAGCTGAACAAAGAG CTGGAGCAGATGACGGAGGAGTCGCACAAGTCGCTGGCCGCGCTGAAGTCGCAGCTGGAGGAGTTCAAGGAGAAGTCGCGGAAGGAGATCACGGACTCCCAAAAACAAGCCAAGGATCGGGGTGCCGAGGTGGAAAAGATGCAGTTCAGCATGGGACAGCTGCAGGACGAG GTCGCCCGGCTGAAGCAAGcgctgcaggacagccaggcGGAGCGGGAGAGCGTGCTGCTGGATAAGGAGGTGCTGCTCCAGCGCCTGCACAACCTTGAGCAGGAGGTGGAGACCAAGAATCGCTCCCAGGACGACCGCTCGCGGCACGCCAAGGCGCTGGAG GAAAAGTCCAAGCGCCTGGAggtggagctggaggaggagaggagcacAGTGGAGCTGCTGATGGAGAGGGTCAACCGGAGCAGAGACCAG ATCGACCAGCTgcgggcagagctgctgcaggaacgCTCCAGCCGGCAGGACCTGGAGTGTGACAAGGTCTCGCTGGAGAGGCAG AACAAGGAGCTGAAGAGCCGCCTGGCCAGCTCGGAGGGGCTGCAGAAACCCAGCACCAATGTCTCGCAGCTGGAGGCGCgggtggaggagctgcaggacaAGCTGCAGGCGGAGGAGAG GGAGAAGAGCATCCTGCTGTCCTCCAACCGCAAGCTGGAGAGGAAGGTGAAGGAGCTGACCATCCAGATCGATGACGAGCGGCAGCACGTCAGCGACCAGAAGGACCAG CTGAGTCTGCGGGTGAAGGCCCTGAAGCGTCAAGTGGacgaggcagaggaggagatcGAGCGGCTGGAGGGTGCCCGCAAGAAGGCGCAGcgggagctggaggagcagcacGAGATCAACGAGCAGCTGCAGAACCGCATCAAGGCCCTGGAGAAAGAGGCTTG gCGCAAAGCTGCCCGCTCGGCTGCCAATTCCTCCCTGCAAGACGACCAGCTCAGCTCGGACGAGGAGTTTGACAGCGCCTATGGGCCCTCCTCCATCGCCTCGCTGCTCAACGAGGCCAACCTCCAGACCAGCTCCTGCTGA
- the PSMB4 gene encoding proteasome subunit beta type-4 isoform X1 codes for MEVGGARAPPPFWAGGPAPGQTYVLGGPSPTVGTLPFTRTLTPMVTGTSVLGAKFDGGVIIAADMMGSYGSLARFRGISRLLKVNDTTMLGASGDYADFQYLKQIIDQMVIDEELLGDGHSYSPKAIHSWLTRVMYNRRSKINPLWNTVVIGGYYNGEGFLGYVDMLGVAYEAPTLATGYGAYLAQPLMREALEKKPSLTKEEARDLIERCMKILYYRDARSFNRYEVAIATEKGVEVEGPLTLEANWDIAHLISGFE; via the exons ATGGAGGTCGGGGGAGCGCGGGCGCCGCCGCCGTTCTGGGCCgggggcccggccccgggccaGACGTACGTTCTCGGTGGGCCCAGCCCCACCGTCGGCACCCTGCCCTTCACCCGGACGCT GACCCCGATGGTGACGGGCACCTCGGTGCTGGGAGCGAAGTTCGACGGTGGGGTGATCATCGCTGCGGACATGATGGGCTCCTACGGCTCCCTCGCCCGCTTCCGCGGCATCTCCAGGCTCCTGAAGGTGAACGACACCACCATGCTGGGGGCGTCCGGTGACTACGCCGACTTCCAGTACCTCAAGCAGATCATCGACCAGATGGT AATCGACGAGGAGCTGTTGGGAGATGGTCACAGTTACAGCCCAAAAGCCATCCATTCCTGGCTGACAAGAGTCATGTACAACCGGAGGTCCAAGATAAATCCGCTCTGGAACACTGTTGTCATCGGGGGCTACTACAATGGCGAGGG CTTCCTAGGTTACGTGGACATGCTCGGCGTGGCCTACGAAGCCCCTACGCTTGCTACGGGTTACGGAGCGTACCTAGCTCAG ccGTTGATGAGGGAAGCCTTGGAGAAGAAACCCAGCCTGACGAAGGAGGAGGCCCGTGACTTGATTGAGCGTTGCATGAAAATCTTGTATTACAGAGATGCTCGATCATTCAACAGG tATGAGGTAGCTATTGCAACGGAGAAGGGCGTGGAGGTGGAAGGACCCCTGACCCTGGAAGCCAATTGGGACATAGCACACCTCATCAG TGGCTTTGAGTGA
- the PSMB4 gene encoding proteasome subunit beta type-4 isoform X2 — translation MVTGTSVLGAKFDGGVIIAADMMGSYGSLARFRGISRLLKVNDTTMLGASGDYADFQYLKQIIDQMVIDEELLGDGHSYSPKAIHSWLTRVMYNRRSKINPLWNTVVIGGYYNGEGFLGYVDMLGVAYEAPTLATGYGAYLAQPLMREALEKKPSLTKEEARDLIERCMKILYYRDARSFNRYEVAIATEKGVEVEGPLTLEANWDIAHLISGFE, via the exons ATGGTGACGGGCACCTCGGTGCTGGGAGCGAAGTTCGACGGTGGGGTGATCATCGCTGCGGACATGATGGGCTCCTACGGCTCCCTCGCCCGCTTCCGCGGCATCTCCAGGCTCCTGAAGGTGAACGACACCACCATGCTGGGGGCGTCCGGTGACTACGCCGACTTCCAGTACCTCAAGCAGATCATCGACCAGATGGT AATCGACGAGGAGCTGTTGGGAGATGGTCACAGTTACAGCCCAAAAGCCATCCATTCCTGGCTGACAAGAGTCATGTACAACCGGAGGTCCAAGATAAATCCGCTCTGGAACACTGTTGTCATCGGGGGCTACTACAATGGCGAGGG CTTCCTAGGTTACGTGGACATGCTCGGCGTGGCCTACGAAGCCCCTACGCTTGCTACGGGTTACGGAGCGTACCTAGCTCAG ccGTTGATGAGGGAAGCCTTGGAGAAGAAACCCAGCCTGACGAAGGAGGAGGCCCGTGACTTGATTGAGCGTTGCATGAAAATCTTGTATTACAGAGATGCTCGATCATTCAACAGG tATGAGGTAGCTATTGCAACGGAGAAGGGCGTGGAGGTGGAAGGACCCCTGACCCTGGAAGCCAATTGGGACATAGCACACCTCATCAG TGGCTTTGAGTGA